The following coding sequences lie in one Candidatus Limnocylindrales bacterium genomic window:
- a CDS encoding ABC transporter permease subunit: MSLFKPHIKLKQLFSIIDIFLLITLAALVYGLIGIASEWREELHPVFQIDLSPWALPKYTLFSLFRGFAAYGFSLLFTLIYGYIAAYSRWAEAVMIPLLDILQSIPVLGFLPGLVLGLVALFPHSNIGLELAAILMIFTGQVWNMAFSFYHSLKSIPTDLREVSRIYKLSRWERILKLEIPFSMMGLVWNSMMSMAGGWFFLTVSESFVLENKDFRLPGIGSYMSVAIGEGDIPAMMYAITAMALMIIAVDQLFWRPIVAWAQKFKLEETESSEVQGSFILDLYRHSYLFKHFLLGVRRFRSFVDFLLPRIKNKKQRRIENGQKSQDSRVKKRLFVLVQGFLLGIFLFLTVYGIWRLSLLLSYLSFSDWLNIGLQTFLTFLRVFGAVALGTLWTVPVGVSIGLNPRWSRVLQPVIQVIASFPAPMLFPLVLMGVTALGGSIEYGAIVLMLLGTQWYILFNVIAGAMAIPHDMREAAAIYKLQGWKKWKELILPAIFPNLVTGWVTATGGAWNASIVAEYVHYKGTTLIATGLGSTISLATDQGNFAMLAASLLAMSATVVGLNRFFWKRLYKLAEERYSLNK; encoded by the coding sequence ATGAGCCTCTTCAAACCCCATATCAAATTAAAACAACTTTTCAGCATCATTGATATCTTCCTCCTGATTACACTGGCAGCCCTTGTTTACGGATTAATAGGTATCGCTTCAGAATGGCGGGAAGAGCTACACCCGGTCTTTCAAATCGATTTAAGCCCCTGGGCTCTTCCCAAGTATACCCTCTTTTCCTTGTTTCGAGGCTTTGCAGCCTATGGATTCTCCCTTCTGTTTACGCTCATATACGGTTATATCGCCGCCTATAGTCGATGGGCAGAAGCGGTTATGATTCCTCTCCTGGATATTTTGCAAAGTATTCCGGTACTTGGCTTCTTGCCAGGGCTTGTGTTGGGACTGGTAGCTCTCTTTCCACACAGTAATATAGGACTTGAATTAGCCGCCATCTTGATGATCTTCACCGGACAGGTCTGGAATATGGCTTTTAGTTTCTATCACTCGCTTAAGTCTATTCCGACCGATTTAAGAGAAGTCTCCAGGATTTATAAACTTAGCCGGTGGGAGCGAATCTTAAAACTTGAAATTCCCTTCTCTATGATGGGATTAGTCTGGAACAGCATGATGTCGATGGCGGGTGGATGGTTTTTCCTCACGGTGAGTGAATCGTTTGTGCTGGAAAATAAGGATTTCAGGCTTCCAGGTATCGGCTCTTACATGAGCGTTGCCATCGGTGAGGGAGATATTCCTGCCATGATGTATGCCATCACAGCCATGGCGCTTATGATTATTGCGGTAGATCAACTTTTCTGGCGACCGATTGTGGCCTGGGCGCAAAAATTCAAGCTTGAAGAAACGGAATCCTCCGAAGTTCAGGGCTCTTTTATCCTGGATCTTTACCGGCATTCTTATCTCTTTAAACATTTTTTGTTGGGGGTTCGGCGTTTCCGATCTTTTGTTGACTTTTTGCTACCCCGGATTAAAAACAAGAAACAAAGGCGAATCGAAAACGGACAAAAGAGCCAGGACTCAAGGGTAAAAAAAAGACTTTTCGTGCTGGTTCAAGGGTTCCTCCTGGGTATCTTTCTTTTTTTGACGGTTTACGGAATCTGGAGACTCTCTTTACTGTTATCCTACCTTTCCTTCTCAGATTGGTTGAACATCGGTTTACAGACCTTTTTAACCTTTCTTCGGGTCTTCGGGGCCGTAGCCTTGGGTACTCTCTGGACCGTTCCTGTAGGGGTTAGCATTGGGCTAAACCCACGATGGTCCAGGGTCTTACAGCCTGTTATTCAGGTGATTGCTTCTTTTCCGGCACCCATGTTATTTCCGTTGGTGTTAATGGGAGTTACAGCCCTGGGAGGCAGTATTGAATACGGTGCCATCGTCCTGATGCTTTTGGGGACCCAGTGGTATATTTTATTCAACGTGATTGCCGGAGCCATGGCTATTCCTCACGATATGCGGGAAGCAGCCGCTATTTATAAACTCCAGGGCTGGAAAAAATGGAAAGAGCTTATCTTACCGGCTATTTTCCCGAATCTGGTCACGGGATGGGTGACCGCTACAGGTGGAGCCTGGAATGCCAGTATCGTGGCAGAATATGTGCATTACAAAGGAACCACGCTGATCGCGACTGGATTGGGGTCTACCATTAGTCTTGCAACAGATCAGGGGAACTTTGCCATGCTTGCCGCGAGCCTGTTGGCCATGTCAGCAACCGTGGTCGGGTTGAATCGATTTTTTTGGAAAAGACTTTACAAATTGGCAGAGGAGAGATATAGTCTCAATAAGTAA
- a CDS encoding nitrate/sulfonate/bicarbonate ABC transporter ATP-binding protein, which yields MNKVMSETYVITELQNVHKSFVLPTGKEIKILEAVNLEVHSGEILAILGPSGCGKSTIVRILTGLLPPSSGQVLYHGKPMTGINPGVSMVFQSVALFPWLTVYENVAIGANKSELPKEEKIQSIRRAIDTVGLEGFEEAYPKELSGGMKQRVGIARALVANSELLCMDEPFSGLDVLTAETLRSEVLNLWINHKTDLKSILIVTHNISEAVFLAHRIVVLETNPGRVRVVLNNNLPFPRNYRDPGFQAMVDKIHGIITHTYIPDEVPVLEEFPISVTASTETNRCFQRITPLPYVNVSEVIGLLEVLDDKGGELDIFDLAVELRKEFGSVIALAKAAEELDFVDTPKHRVIFTELGRTFIKSDVNERKKMLNAQLQKMRLFEVLLDMLHNQKDHAVKEETVLEMLAILLPNENPEKLFETVVRWGRYAELLGYNADEKILYLDTGEERVENKK from the coding sequence ATGAATAAAGTGATGAGCGAAACCTATGTCATTACAGAACTTCAAAATGTTCACAAGTCCTTTGTCCTCCCGACGGGTAAAGAAATTAAAATTTTAGAGGCTGTGAACCTGGAAGTCCATTCTGGAGAGATTCTCGCGATTCTCGGGCCTTCTGGATGCGGCAAATCAACCATCGTTCGCATTTTAACAGGACTTCTGCCACCTTCCTCGGGTCAGGTTCTCTACCATGGAAAACCCATGACAGGCATTAATCCAGGAGTTTCCATGGTATTTCAAAGTGTTGCCCTCTTTCCCTGGTTGACGGTGTATGAAAATGTGGCTATTGGAGCTAACAAGTCTGAGCTTCCCAAAGAAGAAAAAATACAAAGTATTCGTAGAGCCATCGATACCGTGGGTCTTGAAGGATTTGAAGAAGCTTATCCTAAGGAACTTTCTGGTGGTATGAAGCAGCGGGTTGGCATTGCCCGGGCATTGGTCGCAAACTCGGAACTACTGTGCATGGATGAACCCTTCAGTGGATTGGATGTTCTGACGGCCGAAACGCTCCGGTCCGAAGTCCTTAACCTCTGGATTAATCATAAAACGGATCTTAAAAGCATTTTGATTGTGACCCATAATATCAGTGAAGCGGTCTTCCTGGCCCACCGTATCGTCGTGCTGGAAACTAATCCCGGTCGCGTTCGCGTGGTTCTGAACAATAACCTTCCTTTTCCCAGGAACTATCGAGACCCTGGATTTCAAGCCATGGTAGACAAAATTCATGGGATTATTACCCATACCTATATACCCGATGAAGTTCCTGTTTTGGAGGAATTTCCTATCTCTGTAACAGCTTCTACCGAAACCAATCGTTGTTTTCAACGGATTACGCCACTCCCCTATGTTAATGTAAGTGAGGTTATCGGATTGCTGGAGGTTCTGGATGATAAAGGCGGGGAGTTGGATATTTTCGATCTGGCCGTAGAGCTGAGGAAGGAATTCGGAAGCGTTATTGCCCTCGCTAAAGCAGCAGAAGAACTGGATTTTGTAGATACTCCTAAACACAGAGTCATATTCACAGAGTTGGGCAGGACTTTTATAAAAAGTGATGTCAATGAACGGAAGAAAATGCTGAACGCGCAACTACAAAAAATGCGATTATTCGAGGTTCTTTTGGATATGCTTCATAACCAAAAAGATCACGCTGTTAAAGAGGAAACCGTTCTGGAAATGTTGGCCATTCTCTTGCCTAATGAAAATCCTGAAAAACTCTTTGAAACCGTTGTGAGATGGGGTCGGTATGCAGAGTTGTTAGGATATAATGCCGACGAGAAGATTTTGTATCTGGATACCGGTGAAGAAAGAGTTGAGAATAAAAAATAA
- a CDS encoding ROK family protein, whose protein sequence is MFGIGVDLGATSVRMAVVSDQGEIVSKTRRWTESQRGVHNVINTLVEGIKEITEETSLPIHEMAGIGIGAAGQVHPVTGEVIFAPNLGWEHVPLKELLFSALQKNNPTRLSFPILVDNDVRVVTWGEYKYGAGKGKRTLICIFVGSGVGSGIIVEGELLRGRDNVAGEVGHTIVKPDGFLCNCGNKGCLELYCGGLHLKNRAIREINSGRKSIVPEMVEYKLERITPEILHQAQERGDPLACELWSEAKHYLSIAVANLTTIFNPEMIILGGGVITSCRSLLPTVVATVKSNIHLLARNSVEIVESHLGDDAGVLGAAAMIFDEFK, encoded by the coding sequence ATGTTTGGTATCGGAGTTGATTTAGGTGCAACAAGCGTTCGCATGGCCGTTGTGAGTGATCAAGGGGAAATTGTGAGTAAAACCAGGCGCTGGACGGAAAGCCAGAGAGGGGTTCACAATGTTATTAATACCCTTGTAGAGGGTATTAAAGAGATCACAGAAGAAACATCCCTTCCCATCCACGAAATGGCCGGAATTGGGATAGGAGCTGCCGGGCAGGTGCATCCCGTTACCGGGGAGGTTATTTTTGCACCCAACCTGGGTTGGGAACATGTCCCCTTAAAAGAACTGCTTTTCTCCGCTTTGCAGAAGAACAATCCCACCCGGTTGTCCTTCCCCATTCTGGTGGATAATGATGTCCGGGTCGTGACCTGGGGAGAATATAAATATGGAGCCGGCAAGGGGAAAAGGACTTTAATTTGTATTTTTGTAGGTTCTGGCGTAGGCTCTGGCATCATTGTGGAAGGAGAGCTTCTTCGAGGCCGGGATAATGTAGCAGGTGAAGTTGGTCATACCATCGTTAAACCGGATGGATTCCTCTGCAATTGTGGTAATAAAGGATGTTTAGAACTTTACTGTGGAGGACTCCATTTAAAAAACAGAGCCATCCGAGAAATTAACTCAGGCCGTAAATCCATTGTTCCGGAGATGGTAGAATATAAACTGGAGAGAATTACACCTGAAATCCTTCATCAAGCTCAGGAAAGAGGAGATCCTTTGGCCTGTGAACTTTGGAGCGAAGCTAAACACTATCTCAGTATCGCAGTAGCCAATCTGACCACAATCTTTAATCCAGAAATGATTATCTTGGGAGGGGGCGTGATTACTTCATGCAGGTCTCTTTTACCGACTGTAGTGGCTACCGTTAAATCAAATATTCACCTGTTGGCCCGGAATAGCGTTGAAATTGTAGAATCCCATCTGGGAGACGATGCCGGTGTATTAGGCGCTGCTGCGATGATTTTTGATGAATTTAAATAA
- the bamA gene encoding outer membrane protein assembly factor BamA, with product MIFFFVLILIWTYSHLLRDLAYGEDFQGKSIQTVEVDCIEDSVLKENLLSHITISPGEFFSPEKIRENLREVYKIGDFSQVYVYVEETHSGNIPGNLKLIFCPVVKWTVSSVKISGNQILSLDEIAPGEILTSGDKFTKEKLQRLQEHIQELYKDRGYYNAKVTSNTRIDKKTHTIEVEFEILEGSPGQIGQITFVGNTVFNSSRLYQELGIKVGETYKKSKLERGFQHIRDLYLKEGYFLVKVSELKKTLEPHQPPGPQKIDLTVQIMEGDRVVFIEDSKTLRPDKILKREFMERIQSYDSNELEQIAEEVRDHYRSKGYYLAEVRWRETGINKPEVIGMEEARTGSNQIIFLINKRHKIAIQEISFEGNQAFSSETLKDLMRTKSKSFFSKGRYDDNTFQEDLRAIKNFYIRQGYLNANIQVQSFKLTRDQKGLLISLFISEGVQSMVKRVEFQGNTLFTSEELLKKISLKVDTPVNPDRIRDSASTIQSLYAQRGHIKARVEPRTEFSPNRTETTVTFFITEGDTYYIGDITITGLKDTRKRLVERELLIHEGEIYNPEKIRKTVRNLLKLGIYNQVQFEPQNPDSEDPIQDMVLSVKEAKTKSVEFALGYGTETGFSGSAELLDRNLLGYGGRGSFRVTAGFKTLKFFINYLQPRFFDSHLDLLGRFFDDLDETMTSFNIRRRGGEIALEYNFSDITRADLGYNFTRSDLLSVREDAILDPTLDRGVTDVGRLIFRINRDSRNNLLNPTRGSFHVIQTDLALGFLDSQTDFIKVTGQTSWYFPLLKRNILAFSLRGGVADPLGDSSEIPIFERFFAGGDNSIRGFEPQTVGPLGTADSPIGGDTYLVFNGELRFPLYRFMGGVLFFDAGNVWLRNRNFDLPDLRYTAGTGLRFSTPVGLLRVEYGFKLNRLPDESPGAWHVTIGLPF from the coding sequence ATGATCTTCTTTTTTGTTTTGATCTTAATCTGGACTTATTCTCATCTCCTTAGAGATCTGGCCTATGGGGAAGATTTTCAGGGTAAAAGTATCCAGACTGTTGAGGTCGATTGTATTGAAGATTCTGTTTTAAAAGAAAACCTCCTTTCCCATATTACTATTTCACCTGGAGAGTTTTTTTCTCCGGAGAAAATACGGGAGAACCTTCGAGAAGTTTATAAAATCGGAGATTTTTCCCAGGTTTATGTTTATGTTGAGGAGACCCATTCTGGAAATATCCCGGGTAATTTAAAACTTATCTTTTGCCCGGTTGTCAAATGGACTGTCTCATCTGTTAAAATCTCCGGCAATCAAATTTTATCCCTTGATGAAATCGCTCCCGGAGAGATATTAACCTCTGGAGATAAATTCACTAAAGAAAAACTTCAAAGGCTACAAGAACATATCCAGGAGTTATATAAAGATCGGGGTTATTATAATGCAAAAGTAACTTCTAATACACGTATCGATAAAAAAACCCATACCATTGAGGTAGAATTTGAAATCCTGGAGGGATCTCCGGGCCAGATTGGTCAGATTACCTTCGTTGGCAACACGGTTTTTAATTCTTCAAGACTTTATCAAGAATTAGGTATAAAAGTGGGGGAAACCTATAAAAAATCCAAACTCGAGCGAGGATTTCAACATATACGGGACTTATATCTGAAAGAAGGTTATTTCCTGGTTAAGGTGAGTGAGTTGAAAAAAACTCTGGAACCCCATCAACCCCCCGGGCCGCAAAAAATTGACCTTACAGTACAAATTATGGAAGGTGATAGGGTTGTATTCATCGAGGATAGTAAGACCCTGCGTCCTGACAAGATTTTGAAAAGGGAGTTTATGGAAAGGATCCAGAGTTATGACTCTAACGAACTGGAACAGATTGCAGAGGAGGTCCGGGACCATTATAGAAGCAAAGGTTATTATCTTGCTGAGGTACGGTGGCGTGAAACCGGAATTAACAAGCCTGAGGTAATCGGAATGGAGGAGGCGAGAACCGGAAGCAACCAGATTATTTTTTTAATAAATAAAAGGCACAAAATTGCGATCCAAGAAATTTCCTTTGAAGGAAATCAAGCTTTTTCGAGTGAGACCTTAAAAGATCTCATGAGAACCAAATCGAAGTCGTTTTTCTCTAAAGGACGATATGACGACAATACCTTTCAGGAGGATTTAAGAGCCATTAAAAATTTCTATATAAGACAGGGGTATCTTAATGCCAATATTCAGGTGCAGTCTTTTAAATTAACTCGGGATCAGAAAGGCCTGCTTATCTCCCTTTTTATTTCAGAAGGAGTTCAGTCTATGGTAAAAAGAGTTGAATTTCAGGGCAATACCCTTTTTACCTCTGAAGAGCTCCTGAAGAAGATTTCTCTTAAAGTGGATACTCCGGTTAATCCCGATCGAATTCGGGACAGTGCAAGTACGATCCAAAGTTTATATGCTCAACGTGGGCATATAAAGGCCCGCGTAGAGCCTCGTACGGAGTTTAGCCCGAATAGAACAGAAACTACAGTAACCTTTTTTATTACCGAAGGGGATACCTATTACATTGGAGACATTACCATTACAGGTCTTAAAGATACCCGTAAAAGGTTGGTTGAGCGGGAGCTTTTAATCCATGAAGGAGAGATTTATAACCCCGAGAAGATCCGCAAGACCGTTCGAAATCTTTTGAAACTTGGAATTTACAATCAAGTCCAATTCGAACCCCAAAATCCGGATAGCGAGGATCCTATACAGGATATGGTCCTTTCTGTAAAGGAAGCCAAAACAAAAAGTGTTGAATTTGCGCTGGGATATGGTACAGAAACCGGATTTAGCGGTTCGGCCGAGCTCTTAGATAGAAACCTTCTGGGTTATGGGGGACGAGGAAGCTTCAGGGTGACCGCCGGCTTTAAGACCCTTAAGTTTTTTATTAATTATTTACAACCTCGATTTTTTGATTCCCATCTGGATTTATTAGGTAGATTTTTTGATGATTTGGATGAAACCATGACGAGCTTTAATATTCGCCGTCGAGGTGGAGAAATCGCCCTGGAGTATAATTTTTCAGATATTACCCGAGCCGATCTGGGTTATAATTTCACCCGGTCCGACCTCCTCTCTGTAAGGGAGGATGCCATTCTAGATCCGACTCTGGACAGGGGAGTTACAGATGTTGGCAGGTTGATTTTTCGGATTAATCGAGATAGCCGAAATAATCTTTTGAATCCCACGCGGGGTTCTTTTCATGTTATTCAAACCGATTTAGCTCTGGGGTTCCTGGATTCTCAAACCGATTTCATTAAAGTAACCGGACAGACCAGTTGGTACTTTCCTCTCTTGAAGAGAAACATTTTGGCTTTCTCGTTACGGGGAGGGGTAGCAGACCCCCTGGGAGATTCTTCAGAAATTCCCATCTTTGAAAGATTCTTTGCAGGCGGAGATAATTCCATTCGAGGGTTTGAACCCCAAACGGTCGGTCCCTTAGGAACTGCAGATAGCCCCATCGGTGGGGATACTTATTTAGTATTCAACGGAGAGTTAAGATTCCCCCTTTACAGATTTATGGGAGGTGTTTTATTCTTCGATGCAGGAAATGTCTGGTTACGGAATCGGAATTTTGATTTGCCGGACTTACGCTATACGGCAGGGACCGGTCTTAGATTCAGTACGCCGGTTGGGCTTCTGAGGGTCGAATATGGGTTTAAATTGAATCGATTGCCGGATGAAAGCCCGGGAGCCTGGCATGTAACTATCGGATTACCTTTCTAA